The DNA window TCCTGTGGAAATTGTTGGGCTTCGTGTAATGGGCTTTTGAACTGATTTTGGGCAATTAAAGCATAACCTTTTTTAAGTGAATAAATCCCAACCTTAGGCCTGTGAATATTATACACTCGCTTCACTAATTTTCACAAATTAATACTACTCCTTTATCCCACTACAATAGTTTACTATTGGTTTTGTTCAAAGGGGTATGGTAAGTgatctaattattttttagcaaaataatttttattttggtttgggTTCAAAGGGAATCACTCTTGGACCAATTGAGTACGAGATCGATCTTAAGTCCATCTCTCACACCATTTGAACAATTTATAATTTCAGCGATATGTCTTTATTATGTAAAATGAAAGCGTGTCTTACCCATTCTTACAACTTAAAAAAAGTTTATCATCAATCAtagaatttaattcttgaattcaccaattttgagaagaaaaaaaattccctGAGAGATGGGGTGTGAAATTCCAAAATTCCCAATTTAAAGTAGAAAACACAATTAGATTATAGACATGCATATGATGATATGAATATGCATGATAATAGAAGAGGAATCAGCACTATAAATGGAAAAATATCCTGGAAatattattgttcataatttgaCGAGGGTATAACTGGAAATCCATTATCCTCTATTATTTCAAACAAATgcagaaattaaaaaaaggaaattaaggTTACGCTGAGGAAGCCTTCTTCTGCTGAAAGACGACTGCATAAATTGGGACAAATACACCAATGGAGAATGCAGTGAAGACGGCGAGGCTCATTTTGAGTCTCTGGTTTTTTATCTGGTCCAGATTATACATGTGCTTGGCGTGCATGTAGGCAGGCTCGTCATGGCCATGGCCTCCCCCCATCTTCTTCACGCTGGTTGAGTGAATTCCCCTCTTCACTGCAGATCACAGATTCTTAATTTTTCACATACGGATTCGGATTACAGATCGCGATTTTGATTTCTAgctagagaagagagaggatTTGCGAAAGCGATAATGATGGCAGACCTGATTTGGGCATGATTGTGGAATTCGTGAGCTTGGAAACGCATGATCTGAGTCCGGTGTTCATCGCCATTGTGGAGTGATTAATTTGTGACTGCGTTGTGCGTGATATCTAAATTGGATGAATCTGGAAGCGGAGTTTGTTGTGACTCATTCCTGATTTTAGGCGCTTGAAATTGTCAAGCTtatgaaaatggataaaataagaTTATGCATTTTGTTTTATGGATCAATTGCAAATAATCACGAGGCGTATATGACATTAACACActatcaatttaattaaaaatctgaTTCGCATATGACATGAACAAACAAGCGATACAATATCACAACCATAAAAActcaatttcacaccatataataGTCATATAAGTTCAAAGATTAATAGTATTAATTGAAATAATAACTAATACAATAGCATATAGTATTGATGATAACGTGAAACACGAACACATAAAAGGCCATTACTTTCTACATAAGTGGTcggcaatggcggatccagaaatcAAAAACCGTGGGGTCGAACTGAAtagtataataaatataatattttaataaatatttttgaacaaaaatacctaaaatataaatacataatCTTATGCTATGCGAGATAGTTGGCTTCTTCGAGTATGctttttttgaaaataactcaaaatcatttcaGTGGGAATAATTGCAAACACCTCATTCTTGTTATATACCATCAAATTGTCGTCTAACCAGTCATCTCTCAGCTTAATTTGCAACTCCGACTTCACAAATTTCATTGCAGAAAATACTATTTTAACAGATATTGTTGCTAGTGGAAAAGTAAGACCAATTTTATCAATTGATAAACCAATGATAAAatctttttcatcatttcaacCACCACATGATTATCCAATTGTTGTGGTTCTTGCTCAACATTAGCACTAGAAGAACCAATAAAAACTCAAGgctttttcttaaaaaatttattcattaacctaaaaataaagtaacaccacgatcaatatttttaaaactaaaatttatgCTCAGTCATTTATCATTTATCATATGCTATAATAAAACTTCTAATCTTGTCTCGAAGAAGgtgaacaaaacaaataaataatcaaaagCAAAGCTGCAAAGGTAATTGCTATATCTACTTAAATTggataatataataaattattgatCAATTTAATAGTGTTGTAAAgtgaaaaaaacaaataatagtataatagtACTACTTAAACTTGAGTAATGATTGTACATACTAAAAAAATTGTCAGCGCCAATTGCTAAATAAATTCCTCTGAACTTCTAGTCTTTTGCACAAAACCTCTTGTATTATCCTCCAAATGAATGTACTGTACGATACATACTACAGAATAAATGatttaattagtagtattaaattatcctcatccaaaaaaaatagtattaaattattaataagtGAGAGGCCAAATTTGTAAAGCCCATAGTACTAAAAATTgtgtttcttcttctttgcGTAAAAGCGGCGGCGACGGTCTGGTTTGGGGCAGGACCTTGGCAGCGTGGGGTCGGCAGCCGAGGAAGGGGATTATCCGGCGATTCTCCGGGGatggcggtggggtcggccgaccccctccgaccccacctggatccgccgtTGGTGGTCATAatatatatcgatatatatacacacaaatgataataattgcCAAAAGTCAAGTGAGtgttaaaatgatactccatctgtcccactcaagatttccacattcttgagtgtcATGAGATTTTGGGAGGAGTTGTTAGGTTGAGTAAGTTAATCGTAAAATGTAAAGTTTATATTTGCAAGGTCCAACTTCACTTATGTCTTCATCCCACCAGCATGCAAGAACACTTAACAACCCTTTATAGTGTAGAAAATAATAATGAGGGCACTTACGGTCAGGTGAAGGTAAACTGGATAGAGTTTCAGTAGAAAAATCAAACGAGAGGATAAGAGGAGATATGCTTTATGATAGAAAAGCCCCGATACACAAGCACCACCGGATGTAAGACTACATTCGAAGTCAGTGCATGGTATTCTCCTCCAGGAATTAAGTTACAAGTCCATGTGACAACTCTTGTCAGGTATATTCCCTTCTCTTCCATTTTCTGACATAGTAGAAACAAGATTCAGCACTTTGTAATCTTCAAATCTATGGTCAGACCACATTTGATTCGATATGCGTAAGGTAAGGCGATGATGGAGTTCCACAAAGGGCTTACGCAAGATTTTATACCCACCCGTTGCTGAGAATTAAAAGGAATTTGACCTCCTCAATACATGAAATTCGTGGAACAAAGTTCTCAACAAACGGATAAATGATATGGCGATTGACACCGAGATGCTTCGACTTTCCCAGTGGCAAAATCAAACACCACCATGTCATGATTCAAGCTTCCAAAATACAACAGCAGCTTACCGTCCTCTGTGAAAACAATAACACCACGAGAGCATGGAAAACAGATTCTCTTATCCACAATCCAAAGTTGATATTCCTTAATAATGTGAGCTTGAAGGTAGAAGGTAAGGGTACACCGGAAAAGGTTTCAGTGGAAACGTCAAAACAAAGGATAGCTCTAGATGTTACAAGGCAGAAAATCCCCGAAACGCAAACATGACTAGTCCCCCATCAAATATGAGACTTTGTAATCTTGAGATCTATGGTCATGCCACATTGCAAATGCTCTATCAAAATAGAAAAGGCGAGGGGGAGTTGCGGATGTGGAGGATCTTATACTCACGCGTTGTTGGGTTCCAAACAACGTGATCCAGCTTCCGATCACGAAGATATAACTACACCAGAAGAAATAATCTTTCCTTATAAacgagggaggaggaggaggaggagatatGTTATATTTGGGTGACCTGGTGACGGTGACATACTCTTCAAGGAAATATGCAACAAAACATTATCTTCTCTACTTTTGACATCGACAAAAATATCAGCCTTAGGCTTAGCCTCAGATGCTAATTCTCCTTCACAATAAAAAtgtactaattttttcaacttcaCAAGGAGTATCATTCAAAATCGgattataattatataacatCAAAAACATGAGTATAATTCAGTTTATTCTGCAAATACAAATACGATTACCCAATTGATTTCCATTGCTACTCGCACCACCGATTCTCGCCTCtctaaccaaaataaaaaaatttcaccaTATTTAAACAAATCagaatatttaaattaaggGATATTGCTTTCaccaaaatttgatatttctcgcaaacaaaatttgtttataatattatgttgtcacttttaaaatttataacaaGTATAAAAAGTCAAAGTAAAAAAATCATATCGATTTAATTGTgtaagtatgataaaaaaaagtcttgtaagttagtcaaatataaTGATAGACATGTCATGAGAAATATCAAACAAAGTGTAAAATTTGCGATATTTtagaataattttaaaatttgtgggaaaaattgaattttggttaaaattcatgattttagggaccaatatcccttaaattaatatttaaatagaaCCAGGGGTGAATTGAGCGCAAATTGTAGATCGGACACGGCGAAGGCGCCGACCGGCGGAGGTAACCAACCGGAAAGCCATAAGTAAAGAGAAAATAGTCGAGGAAAAATGCGCCCACCACCGCTTGAGGTTTCTTTCTGATTTTCGTcagtatttaaatttatttaaatctaTTGGACGTGGGCTGGGTGTATTAGGTATCAAACTCTTATGCAAAACAACATACCCATATTTGCATTTATTCAATAGCGTGTATAGTACTCACAGTTACGTTTTACTTTTCTGTATACTTCCTCATTCTTTGAAATATATGAACATtaaactcaaaaataaaaaaatttatactttTCCGAAACTACTTTCTCAAAAATGGAAATATAGTCTTCCAAAAAATAACCAATTCCAAAGTAAAAAGATATAGTATAATAAGGTAACAAAAAAATTGTACAAGATACGTTCCAAAATATAAAATGGTATAACACCTTCTCAAATAACTCCCCCcttgaaaattgattttttatgaaAAGAAGACGAATATGGTTGTTATAAGATCTTTCCTCTTCATTGATGAAAAAGTAAAGATAGTACctctttaaaatgaaaaatgtataatatattCTCAAATATCTTTCTCCTTGAAGAttgatttttcataaaaaaaaagacaaatatGATATTTATGAGATTTTACCGCCCCATTTACCTCTCCCCTTAGAAAATGCTCTAATAAGgcaactagggatgtcaatcgggccggcccatcAGGTTTCGGGtcggccctactcgggttgtGGGTcgatcgggtgcgggctaaccgagttgtgatttctttcgggttatagaAGTTCaaccctaagagcatccacatcggcgagcaGGGACGCGTCCGTccatccgtgccagcggcacggagacgctgGCCGCCGCTACGCTCGCGCCGCTGACacgacgtgctcgatgcatcgagcacgtccgtgtcagcgagcaggcgacgtggcgcgttctgattggccaacgacatatccgttggaaaattatttttttattatttttttaaaaatcgaaaataatacccaaaaaaaatattttcacaatcccaaaaaatgactatttttttgcccgtttttatgtatttttttatttttttgattttttttctcaccaaaatcatctataaatacacacattcatcatccatttttcatatcaaatcatctgtcattcatctctcattcatatttttcatacaacttatctacactttaatctctcactcaaaacctcaaatggatttcacccatctcattgcggaagcggagcgcgaagaacaagaatactacgaacaacatcgtgccgcttatgaaacatatgtcgcagcgaataccccc is part of the Salvia splendens isolate huo1 chromosome 6, SspV2, whole genome shotgun sequence genome and encodes:
- the LOC121806937 gene encoding uncharacterized protein LOC121806937, which produces MAMNTGLRSCVSKLTNSTIMPKSVKRGIHSTSVKKMGGGHGHDEPAYMHAKHMYNLDQIKNQRLKMSLAVFTAFSIGVFVPIYAVVFQQKKASSA